In a genomic window of Gossypium arboreum isolate Shixiya-1 chromosome 9, ASM2569848v2, whole genome shotgun sequence:
- the LOC108455969 gene encoding glutathione S-transferase U8-like, with protein sequence MGEEVKVFGAWASPFSRKVELALRLKGVPYDYIEEDLNNKSSLLWQYNPVHKKVPVLLHNGKSIAESIVILEYIEETWKTYPILPQDPNDKAKARFWINFIDGKCSSAIRKVAFSPEEEREKAVEEACECLKTLESALNGKKFFGGDTIGMVDIVALFIAFWLRPFQEIMGLELLSSEKFPNLFKWTDDFVSCSIVKELLPPRDKLVAHIKAHLSK encoded by the exons ATGGGTGAAGAGGTGAAGGTTTTTGGAGCATGGGCAAGCCCTTTTAGCCGTAAGGTAGAGCTGGCTTTGCGGTTGAAAGGTGTTCCATATGACTACATAGAAGAAGACTTGAATAACAAGAGCTCTTTGCTTTGGCAATACAACCCGGTTCATAAGAAAGTCCCAGTTCTTCTTCACAACGGGAAATCAATTGCAGAGTCGATTGTTATACTTGAATACATTGAGGAAACTTGGAAAACCTATCCCATCTTGCCACAAGATCCTAACGACAAAGCCAAGGCTCGATTCTGGATCAATTTCATTGATGGCAAG TGCTCGTCTGCCATTAGGAAAGTTGCATTTAGCCCTGAGGAGGAGAGAGAGAAGGCAGTGGAAGAAGCTTGTGAGTGTCTGAAAACACTTGAAAGTGCACTGAATGGAAAGAAATTCTTTGGTGGGGATACAATTGGAATGGTAGACATTGTTGCCCTTTTTATTGCCTTTTGGCTTAGACCCTTTCAAGAAATTATGGGGTTGGAGCTGTTGTCATCTGAGAAATTCCCCAACTTATTCAAATGGACTGACGACTTTGTTAGTTGCAGCATTGTTAAGGAACTTTTGCCTCCTAGAGACAAATTAGTAGCCCATATCAAAGCTCATCTTTCCAAATGA